From the genome of Candidatus Thermokryptus mobilis:
AATCCAGGGGCGTTTGACTTTCAATATCTAAAATGTGGTGATAAATTTCTCTTTCAAATCATCGCTGAAAAATTTATAAGTGCTGGCTTTGAAAACCTCGGGTTTGTAGTTGGAGCAACAAGAGGCACAGATATAAAGATCGTCAGGGAACTTTCGGGTGAAAAGCTATTTTTAATCCCCGGGATAGGCGCACAAGCTGGCGAGATTGAATCTGCAGTAAGGTATGGGATAAACGATGAAAAAGCTGTGTTGATAAATGTAAGCAGAGCTATAATTTATGCGTCAAGTTCAACCGACTTCGCCGAAAGAGCCAGAGAGAAAGCAGTTGAATACAAAGAAAAAATAAACAAAATAATTGAACAGATATGAGAGAAGCATTCGGGCATATTTGGAATCTTTTTAAGGAGTTCTTTTCAAACTTAACTTACATACTTTACTTGATTTTTACGCTTTTGCTTTTTTACATTGTTTTATACTTGCAGTCAAAAGTAGGTTGAAGGGAGATTTAAAAACAAAATTTATAGCGATTAAATGAGATTATCTTCTGGTTTTATCCCCACATTGAAGGAAGAGCCGTCGGATGCGGTGATGCCAAGTCATAAGTTAATGATAAGAGCTGGGATGGTTCGTCCACTTGCTGCAGGTGTTTATTCTTTTCTACCGCTTGGTTGGAGAGTTGCCCAAAAGGTGATGCAGATAATCCGAGAGGAAATGAATGCCATAGGGGGACAGGAATTTCATCTACCTGCTTTAAATCCGATTGAACTTTGGGAAGAAACAGGAAGATTGCGCGATTTCGGGGATGTGATCTTCCAGTTGAAAAACAGACCACTTGTTTTGGCTCCGACACACGAAGAGGTGATATGTTATATAGCAAAACATCACATCAAATCATACAAGGACCTTCCACAGATTTGGTATCAAATACAGACGAAATTTAGAAATGAACCAAGACCAAGGAGTGGGGTCATAAGAGGTAGACAATTTATAATGAAGGACTCATACAGTTTAGATGCTTCTTGGGAGGGACTTGATAGGTCATATGAACTGCACAGGCAAGCATATATAAAAATTTACACGAGGTGCGGGTTAAAATTTTTCATCGTTGGCGCATCAACTGGAGCTATGGGTGGTTCAGCTTCAGAAGAGTTTATGGTTGAATCACCCTACGGCGAAGATACTGTTGTGATTTGCGACAGATGTGGCTACGCTGCAAACACAGAAATAGCTCAATCAAATGTCCAACCAGCTAAAAGATATCCGGAGAGTAAACCGCTTGAGGAAATTTATACCCCAAATGTTAGAACGATAAATGAACTTGCACAGTTTTTGAATGTTTCAACTGACATCCTTGCTAAATCGCTTGTCTATAAACACAATGGTCAACCAGTTTTAATTTTAATGCTTGGGAATGATCAACTTGTTGAGGCGAAACTTCTAAAAGCACTTGGTGGCGGGGAAATAGCACCAATGGAACCTGAAGAACTTAAAGAACTTACAGGTGCAAATGCTGGATCAATCGGTCCAATAGGATTGAAAAATTTCAAAATAATCGCCGACAATAGATTAAGGGGTGCAAATAATTTAATAAGCGGAGCGAATAAAGACGATTATCACATTGCAAACATTGATATGGAAAGGGATGTAAAAGTTGATGGATATTTTGACCTCAGGAAGGTTGAGGAAGGGGAGCCGTGTATAAACTGCAGTAATCCGTTAAGAATTGTCAATGCGATTGAGGTCGGACATATATTTAAGCTTGGGACGAAATATTCTGAAGCGATGAAGGCGACATTTCTTGACGAGAACGGACAGGAGAAACCGATAATAATGGGAAGTTACGGAATAGGGGTTGAAAGAATTATTGCATGCCACATTGAACAAAATCACGATGAAAACGGGATAATTTGGGATAAGTCCATCGCCCCATTCCATGTACATTTGATTTCAGTTAACACTGAAATCCCAAGTGTCGTTGAAACAGCTGAAAAACTTTACGATGAACTTAACGCCAAAAGGATTGAGACAATTTATGATGACAGAACCGATGTAACACCAGGATTTAAATTTAAAGATGCTGACCTTCTTGGTATGCCGTTACAGGTTATCGTAAGCGAAAGGAATTTGAAAAATGGTCAGATTGAGATAAAGATCAGGCGAACTGGTGAAAGGATACTCGTAAACCTTGATGATGTCATCGCAAAAATAAAGGAAATCCTTGAACTATAAAAAAATTAACATAAAAAGCCATGGTTCCCGAATATAAAATTTTCATCAATGGTGAATGGAGAACATCCCCGAGAAAGCTTCAAGTTAAAAGCCCCTTCAATGGTGAGGTTGTCGGAGAGGTTTACCTTGCCTCACCGGATGACCTTGAGGATGCTGTCATTTCAGCGCAAAAAGCTTTTGAAGAAACAAAAAAACTCCCATCTTACAAAAGAGCTGAAATACTTGAGTTCATATCAAATGAGATAGCAAGGCGTAAGGAGGAATTCAGTCAGATGATAACGAAGGAGATGGGCAAGCCAATTTTATTCTCACGTGCGGAGGTTGAAAGAGCCATTTTCACATTTAAAATTGCAAGTGAAGAGGCGAAAAGAATTAACGGTGAGATTATACCTCTTGATCTTGCTTCTCACTCAGAGGGGAGATTTGGTTTTGTGCGCAGGTTTCCGATAGGAGTGATACTTGCCATAACCCCATTTAATTTCCCGCTTAATCTTGTCGCTCACAAGGTCGCACCCGCAATAGCAAGTGGGAATCCAATCATTCTTAAGCCGTCTTCACAGGCTCCAATTGTAAGTGCGATGCTTGCCGAAATAATTGAAAAGTCGGGATATCCAACAGGTGGATTTAATCTCGTCCCGTGCAAGTCAGACGAAATTGAGCTTCTCGTCAGAGATGATAGAATTAAAATGGTCTCATTCACAGGAAGTTCAGAGGTCGGCTGGCGGTTAAAAAGCATAGCCGGAAAGAAAAAAATTACACTTGAACTTGGTGGAAACGCAGCTGTTGTGGTTGAACCTGATGCAAATCTTGATTACGCAATTAAAAGGATCGCTCTCGGTTCATTTGGTCAAGCGGGTCAATCGTGTATAGCTGTGCAAAGAATTTATGTCAATGAAAAAATTTACGATGAATTTGAAAAACAATTCGTTGAAGAAACTAAAAAAATCAAGGTCGGTAACCCATTTGAACCAGATACGATAGTCGGTCCAATGATAGATGAAAACGCAGCAATGAAAACAGAAAACTGGGTGAATGAAGCAATTCAAAACGGTGCGAGAATTTTGATCGGCGGTAAAAGAAATGGAACATTTTATGAACCGACAATCCTTGTTGATGTAAAACCAGATATGAAAGTCAGTTGTCAAGAGGTCTTTGCACCTGTCGTCACACTTGAAAAGTATAGATATTTTGAAGAAGCGATTGAAAAAGTTAACAATTCAAGATATGGGCTTCAAGCGGGTGTTTTCACATCGGATTACAAAAAGATTTTTTATGCATTTGAAAAAATTGAGGTGGGTGGCGTTATAATAAATGACTACTCAACCTATAGAATTGACCATATGCCTTATGGAGGCGTCAAAGACAGCGGTTTTGGACGTGAAGGGATAAGATACGCAATTCAAGAAATGACCGAAATGAAACTTTTGGTTTTAAACTTTATTTAACCTGTGGGTTCTTCCGGAACTATAATTGCCATTATCAGATAAAGCAAAATTGCTATACCAAGCGAAGA
Proteins encoded in this window:
- a CDS encoding proline--tRNA ligase — its product is MRLSSGFIPTLKEEPSDAVMPSHKLMIRAGMVRPLAAGVYSFLPLGWRVAQKVMQIIREEMNAIGGQEFHLPALNPIELWEETGRLRDFGDVIFQLKNRPLVLAPTHEEVICYIAKHHIKSYKDLPQIWYQIQTKFRNEPRPRSGVIRGRQFIMKDSYSLDASWEGLDRSYELHRQAYIKIYTRCGLKFFIVGASTGAMGGSASEEFMVESPYGEDTVVICDRCGYAANTEIAQSNVQPAKRYPESKPLEEIYTPNVRTINELAQFLNVSTDILAKSLVYKHNGQPVLILMLGNDQLVEAKLLKALGGGEIAPMEPEELKELTGANAGSIGPIGLKNFKIIADNRLRGANNLISGANKDDYHIANIDMERDVKVDGYFDLRKVEEGEPCINCSNPLRIVNAIEVGHIFKLGTKYSEAMKATFLDENGQEKPIIMGSYGIGVERIIACHIEQNHDENGIIWDKSIAPFHVHLISVNTEIPSVVETAEKLYDELNAKRIETIYDDRTDVTPGFKFKDADLLGMPLQVIVSERNLKNGQIEIKIRRTGERILVNLDDVIAKIKEILEL
- a CDS encoding aldehyde dehydrogenase family protein; translation: MVPEYKIFINGEWRTSPRKLQVKSPFNGEVVGEVYLASPDDLEDAVISAQKAFEETKKLPSYKRAEILEFISNEIARRKEEFSQMITKEMGKPILFSRAEVERAIFTFKIASEEAKRINGEIIPLDLASHSEGRFGFVRRFPIGVILAITPFNFPLNLVAHKVAPAIASGNPIILKPSSQAPIVSAMLAEIIEKSGYPTGGFNLVPCKSDEIELLVRDDRIKMVSFTGSSEVGWRLKSIAGKKKITLELGGNAAVVVEPDANLDYAIKRIALGSFGQAGQSCIAVQRIYVNEKIYDEFEKQFVEETKKIKVGNPFEPDTIVGPMIDENAAMKTENWVNEAIQNGARILIGGKRNGTFYEPTILVDVKPDMKVSCQEVFAPVVTLEKYRYFEEAIEKVNNSRYGLQAGVFTSDYKKIFYAFEKIEVGGVIINDYSTYRIDHMPYGGVKDSGFGREGIRYAIQEMTEMKLLVLNFI